From Pseudochaenichthys georgianus chromosome 11, fPseGeo1.2, whole genome shotgun sequence, a single genomic window includes:
- the ripor2 gene encoding rho family-interacting cell polarization regulator 2 isoform X4, translated as MATGTHSPGGPNGIIRSQSFAGFSTLQERRSRCNSFMGNSVVQKKPQSKPKKSHLSGHKGGSSSREPQPKRLEEVYNALKQGLDEYLEVHQTELDKLMSLMKDMKRNSRLGVLYDLDKQIKTIERYMRRLEFHMSKVDELYEAFCIQCRLRDGASRMKQAFSSSPSTKGTKDSIAEVNRRYKEYTENMSTFESELENLLGEFHIRMKGLAGFARLCPGDQYEIFMRYGRQRWKLKGRIEGNSRQSWDGDEMIFMPLITDLINIKVTELKGLATHMLVGSVICETKELFTAMPQVVAVDVNDLGTIKLNLEVTWYPFDVEDLSLSSGNVSKATALQRRVSVYSQGTPETPTFQENSFFKWRPYPVERQRLSFLHMLRETLLEKLRRSRSFGDLASLRPRPKSSLEVYSTLPDDMFENGGCGVAECKRLSFTFSDTSGSSPSPAPSSHGQSNPEITVTPPEIDLSSTQILPTREDSIAEEHLVEEEEEEEEEEEEEYEEDGETASRGSRRTSASLASEEAEVAEDSEWERTESQRNSDSNCGSASLCSDGQLCTVAPEDVFLDHTDELKPVELDTEEAGSLTRQLVRRLTSSEIMSPGGSSTEGGGSPSWAGEGSRAFLESSLEEAIHSLLMRLEALTHRCRELQDLEQEVMRLEDLLKCRLPGHRSRSSSLSLTVESALESFDFLNTSDFDDEDTGDENTILSTPPQRSPLFDADGERIGGQHPEARGHLSEALTEDTGVGNSVAGSPLPLTTGNENLDVAIVIHLQYCNHLIQLLSSGLGLWQRRSILLKLSAQSQLLEELSELSEDQLGSITSAADVLPGLAERPQLMALWSECSGSAGLFHTTLDRVFKHMNQHYTAVLQERHPHSADTVIGLVVGEMVDRSDLVSAHCPLAAELSQDVLTVFQFHCYILQHELQDMETHLLHLAREEVFSEALCSGDYSQCVAELEAVPVSSLWPRNSSLRALASLLTAEDPRVNKAAADYLCSASNSHFRTRAVECYTHALSEAGVQSQRAACSALSCLQAVESIKAVVALCDSADEELRHVAIETLLTFGEEGRLAYEQLDTVPGEIIRLGTRRGNAVTTAF; from the exons gtGTAACTCTTTCATGGGGAACTCGGTGGTGCAGAAGAAGCCTCAGTCCAAGCCAAAGAAGTCCCACCTGTCGGGACACAAAGGAGGCAGCAGCTCCAGAGAGCCGCAGCCCAAAAGACTGGAGGAAGTTTACAATGCTCTCAAACAAGGCCTGGA TGAGTACCTTGAAGTTCATCAAACAGAGCTGGACAAACTCATGTCTCTGATGAAGGACATGAAGAGGAACTCTCGCCTG GGAGTGCTGTATGATCTTGACAAG CAAATCAAAACCATTGAGAGGTACATGAGACGCCTGGAGTTTCACATGAGTAAG GTGGACGAGCTGTACGAGGCCTTCTGCATCCAGTGCCGTCTGAGGGATGGAGCCAGCCGGATGAAGCAGgccttctcctcctctccctccactAAAGGCACCAAGGACAGCATCGCAGAGGTCAACCGTCGCTACAAGGAATACACCGAG AACATGAGCACGTTCGAGAGCGAACTGGAGAACCTGCTCGGAGAGTTTCATATCAGAATGAAAG GTTTGGCAGGCTTTGCTCGGCTCTGTCCTGGAGATCAGTATGAG ATCTTCATGCGGTACGGTCGCCAGCGGTGGAAGTTGAAGGGAAGAATTGAAGGGAACTCCAGACAGAGCTGGGACGGAGACGAGATGATCTTCATGCCTCTCATCACTGACCTCATTAACATTAAG GTGACAGAGCTGAAGGGCCTGGCCACTCACATGCTGGTGGGCAGCGTGATCTGTGAGACCAAGGAGCTTTTCACTGCCATGCCTCAGGTGGTCGCTGTGGACGTCAACGACCTGGGGACCATCAAACTCAACCTGGAGGTCACGTGGTA CCCCTTCGATGTCGAGGACCTGAGTCTGTCCTCTGGTAACGTGAGCAAAGCCACAGCGCTGCAGAGACGAGTGTCCGTCTACAGCCAGGGCACACCGGAGACCCCCACCTTCCAGGAGAACTCCTTTTTC AAGTGGCGGCCATATCCCGTGGAACGCCAGCGCCTCTCCTTCCTGCACATGCTCCGAGAAACCCTGCTAGAGAAGCTCAGGCGCAGTCGCTCGTTTGGTGACCTGGCCTCTCTCCGGCCAAGGCCCAAATCCAGTCTGGAGGTCTAT TCCACTCTACCAGATGACATGTTTGAGAACGGTGGCTGCGGCGTGGCAGAGTGTAAGCGTCTCTCCTTCACCTTCTCGGACACCTCCGGTTCCTCGCCCAGCCCGGCCCCGAGCTCCCACGGCCAGTCCAACCCTGAGATCACAGTCACCCCCCCAGAAATAGACCTATCGTCGACGCAAATCCTGCCTACAAGGGAAGACTCCATTGCTGAGGAGCATTTagtggaggaggaagaagaagaagaggaggaggaggaggaagagtatGAAGAAGATGGGGAGACGGCTAGCAGAGGAAGTCGGCGCACCAGTGCCAGCCTCGCCAGTGAGGAAGCCGAGGTGGCAGAGGACTCAGAGTGGGAGCGCACAGAGTCGCAACGAAATTCTGATTCCAACTGCGGTTCAGCGTCGCTCTGCTCTGACGGACAGCTGTGCACGGTGGCTCCAGAGGACGTGTTCTTAGATCACACCGATGAGCTGAAACCTGTGGAACTGGACACAGAGGAGGCGGGAAGCCTGACCCGGCAGCTCGTAAGAAGGCTGACCTCTTCGGAAATCATGTCGCCAGGTGGGAGCTCgacggagggaggggggagtcCGAGCTGGGCGGGCGAGGGGAGCAGAGCGTTCCTGGAGAGCAGCCTGGAGGAGGCCATCCACAGCCTGCTGATGAGGCTAGAGGCACTGACGCACCGCTGCCGAGAGCTGCAGGACCTGGAGCAGGAGGTGATGCGCCTGGAGGATCTGCTCAAG TGTCGCCTCCCGGGTCACAGGAGCCGGTCgtccagcctcagtctgacgGTGGAGAGCGCTCTGGAGAGTTTCGACTTCCTCAACACCTCCGACTTTGATGACGAAGACACTGGAGACGAAAACACCATCCTCAGCACCCCCCCACAGAGGTCTCCGCTCTTTGATGCTGATGGAGAAAGGATCGG TGGCCAGCATCCAGAGGCCAGAGGTCACCTGAGTGAAGCCCTGACAGAGGACACCGGGGTGGGCAACAGCGTGGCAGGAAGCCCCCTGCCGCTCACCACAGGAAATGAGAACCTGGACGTGGCGATCGTCATCCACCTGCAGTACTGCAATCACCTCATTCAG CTGTTGAGCAGCGGGTTGGGTTTGTGGCAGCGTCGCAGTATTCTACTAAAACTGTCCGCCCAGAGTCAGCTGTTAGAAGAGCTGTCAGAGCTCAGTGAGGACCAACTGGGATCCATTACATCTGCTGCTGACG tgCTCCCGGGCCTGGCAGAGCGGCCCCAGCTGATGGCTCTGTGGTCAGAATGCAGCGGGTCTGCAGGACTGTTCCACACCACGCTGGACCGAGTGTTCAAACACATGAATCAGCATTACACAGCAGTGCTGCAGGAGAGACACCCACACAGCGCCGACACAG TGATTGGTCTGGTAGTGGGTGAGATGGTGGACAGGAGCGATCTGGTGTCGGCTCACTGTCCCCTCGCCGCTGAGCTCTCCCAGGACGTCCTGACCGTGTTTCAGTTCCACTGCTACATCTTACAGCATGAGCTGCAGGACATGGAGACACACCTGCTGCATCTGGCCAGAGAAG AGGTGTTTTCAGAGGCTCTATGCAGCGGGGACTACTCTCAGTGTGTAGCGGAGCTGGAGGCGGTGCCTGTGTCCTCGCTGTGGCCCCGAAACAGCTCCCTGAGGGCCCTCGCCTCCCTGCTCACTGCGGAGGACCCCCGGGTCAACAAGGCCGCAGCCGACTACCTCTGCTCTGCATCAAACAGCCACTTCAGGACCAGA GCAGTGGAGTGCTACACCCACGCGCTGTCAGAGGCTGGAGTTCAGAGCCAGAGGGCGGCCTGCTCGGCTCTCAGCTGTCTGCAG gcAGTAGAGAGCATCAAGGCGGTGGTCGCTCTGTGTGACTCAGCTGATGAGGAGCTACGCCATGTCGCCATAGAAACCCTGCTCACATTTG gtgaGGAGGGGCGGCTGGCGTACGAGCAGCTGGACACGGTGCCGGGGGAAATCATCCGCCTTGGCACGCGGCGAGGAAACGCTGTCACCACTGCCTTCTGA
- the ripor2 gene encoding rho family-interacting cell polarization regulator 2 isoform X1, giving the protein MAMTEIAEDDLDEMMHGEAEDVFFQEGVSSRVPEIMATGTHSPGGPNGIIRSQSFAGFSTLQERRSRCNSFMGNSVVQKKPQSKPKKSHLSGHKGGSSSREPQPKRLEEVYNALKQGLDEYLEVHQTELDKLMSLMKDMKRNSRLGVLYDLDKQIKTIERYMRRLEFHMSKVDELYEAFCIQCRLRDGASRMKQAFSSSPSTKGTKDSIAEVNRRYKEYTENMSTFESELENLLGEFHIRMKGLAGFARLCPGDQYEIFMRYGRQRWKLKGRIEGNSRQSWDGDEMIFMPLITDLINIKVTELKGLATHMLVGSVICETKELFTAMPQVVAVDVNDLGTIKLNLEVTWYPFDVEDLSLSSGNVSKATALQRRVSVYSQGTPETPTFQENSFFKWRPYPVERQRLSFLHMLRETLLEKLRRSRSFGDLASLRPRPKSSLEVYSTLPDDMFENGGCGVAECKRLSFTFSDTSGSSPSPAPSSHGQSNPEITVTPPEIDLSSTQILPTREDSIAEEHLVEEEEEEEEEEEEEYEEDGETASRGSRRTSASLASEEAEVAEDSEWERTESQRNSDSNCGSASLCSDGQLCTVAPEDVFLDHTDELKPVELDTEEAGSLTRQLVRRLTSSEIMSPGGSSTEGGGSPSWAGEGSRAFLESSLEEAIHSLLMRLEALTHRCRELQDLEQEVMRLEDLLKCRLPGHRSRSSSLSLTVESALESFDFLNTSDFDDEDTGDENTILSTPPQRSPLFDADGERIGGQHPEARGHLSEALTEDTGVGNSVAGSPLPLTTGNENLDVAIVIHLQYCNHLIQLLSSGLGLWQRRSILLKLSAQSQLLEELSELSEDQLGSITSAADVLPGLAERPQLMALWSECSGSAGLFHTTLDRVFKHMNQHYTAVLQERHPHSADTVIGLVVGEMVDRSDLVSAHCPLAAELSQDVLTVFQFHCYILQHELQDMETHLLHLAREEVFSEALCSGDYSQCVAELEAVPVSSLWPRNSSLRALASLLTAEDPRVNKAAADYLCSASNSHFRTRAVECYTHALSEAGVQSQRAACSALSCLQAVESIKAVVALCDSADEELRHVAIETLLTFGEEGRLAYEQLDTVPGEIIRLGTRRGNAVTTAF; this is encoded by the exons gtGTAACTCTTTCATGGGGAACTCGGTGGTGCAGAAGAAGCCTCAGTCCAAGCCAAAGAAGTCCCACCTGTCGGGACACAAAGGAGGCAGCAGCTCCAGAGAGCCGCAGCCCAAAAGACTGGAGGAAGTTTACAATGCTCTCAAACAAGGCCTGGA TGAGTACCTTGAAGTTCATCAAACAGAGCTGGACAAACTCATGTCTCTGATGAAGGACATGAAGAGGAACTCTCGCCTG GGAGTGCTGTATGATCTTGACAAG CAAATCAAAACCATTGAGAGGTACATGAGACGCCTGGAGTTTCACATGAGTAAG GTGGACGAGCTGTACGAGGCCTTCTGCATCCAGTGCCGTCTGAGGGATGGAGCCAGCCGGATGAAGCAGgccttctcctcctctccctccactAAAGGCACCAAGGACAGCATCGCAGAGGTCAACCGTCGCTACAAGGAATACACCGAG AACATGAGCACGTTCGAGAGCGAACTGGAGAACCTGCTCGGAGAGTTTCATATCAGAATGAAAG GTTTGGCAGGCTTTGCTCGGCTCTGTCCTGGAGATCAGTATGAG ATCTTCATGCGGTACGGTCGCCAGCGGTGGAAGTTGAAGGGAAGAATTGAAGGGAACTCCAGACAGAGCTGGGACGGAGACGAGATGATCTTCATGCCTCTCATCACTGACCTCATTAACATTAAG GTGACAGAGCTGAAGGGCCTGGCCACTCACATGCTGGTGGGCAGCGTGATCTGTGAGACCAAGGAGCTTTTCACTGCCATGCCTCAGGTGGTCGCTGTGGACGTCAACGACCTGGGGACCATCAAACTCAACCTGGAGGTCACGTGGTA CCCCTTCGATGTCGAGGACCTGAGTCTGTCCTCTGGTAACGTGAGCAAAGCCACAGCGCTGCAGAGACGAGTGTCCGTCTACAGCCAGGGCACACCGGAGACCCCCACCTTCCAGGAGAACTCCTTTTTC AAGTGGCGGCCATATCCCGTGGAACGCCAGCGCCTCTCCTTCCTGCACATGCTCCGAGAAACCCTGCTAGAGAAGCTCAGGCGCAGTCGCTCGTTTGGTGACCTGGCCTCTCTCCGGCCAAGGCCCAAATCCAGTCTGGAGGTCTAT TCCACTCTACCAGATGACATGTTTGAGAACGGTGGCTGCGGCGTGGCAGAGTGTAAGCGTCTCTCCTTCACCTTCTCGGACACCTCCGGTTCCTCGCCCAGCCCGGCCCCGAGCTCCCACGGCCAGTCCAACCCTGAGATCACAGTCACCCCCCCAGAAATAGACCTATCGTCGACGCAAATCCTGCCTACAAGGGAAGACTCCATTGCTGAGGAGCATTTagtggaggaggaagaagaagaagaggaggaggaggaggaagagtatGAAGAAGATGGGGAGACGGCTAGCAGAGGAAGTCGGCGCACCAGTGCCAGCCTCGCCAGTGAGGAAGCCGAGGTGGCAGAGGACTCAGAGTGGGAGCGCACAGAGTCGCAACGAAATTCTGATTCCAACTGCGGTTCAGCGTCGCTCTGCTCTGACGGACAGCTGTGCACGGTGGCTCCAGAGGACGTGTTCTTAGATCACACCGATGAGCTGAAACCTGTGGAACTGGACACAGAGGAGGCGGGAAGCCTGACCCGGCAGCTCGTAAGAAGGCTGACCTCTTCGGAAATCATGTCGCCAGGTGGGAGCTCgacggagggaggggggagtcCGAGCTGGGCGGGCGAGGGGAGCAGAGCGTTCCTGGAGAGCAGCCTGGAGGAGGCCATCCACAGCCTGCTGATGAGGCTAGAGGCACTGACGCACCGCTGCCGAGAGCTGCAGGACCTGGAGCAGGAGGTGATGCGCCTGGAGGATCTGCTCAAG TGTCGCCTCCCGGGTCACAGGAGCCGGTCgtccagcctcagtctgacgGTGGAGAGCGCTCTGGAGAGTTTCGACTTCCTCAACACCTCCGACTTTGATGACGAAGACACTGGAGACGAAAACACCATCCTCAGCACCCCCCCACAGAGGTCTCCGCTCTTTGATGCTGATGGAGAAAGGATCGG TGGCCAGCATCCAGAGGCCAGAGGTCACCTGAGTGAAGCCCTGACAGAGGACACCGGGGTGGGCAACAGCGTGGCAGGAAGCCCCCTGCCGCTCACCACAGGAAATGAGAACCTGGACGTGGCGATCGTCATCCACCTGCAGTACTGCAATCACCTCATTCAG CTGTTGAGCAGCGGGTTGGGTTTGTGGCAGCGTCGCAGTATTCTACTAAAACTGTCCGCCCAGAGTCAGCTGTTAGAAGAGCTGTCAGAGCTCAGTGAGGACCAACTGGGATCCATTACATCTGCTGCTGACG tgCTCCCGGGCCTGGCAGAGCGGCCCCAGCTGATGGCTCTGTGGTCAGAATGCAGCGGGTCTGCAGGACTGTTCCACACCACGCTGGACCGAGTGTTCAAACACATGAATCAGCATTACACAGCAGTGCTGCAGGAGAGACACCCACACAGCGCCGACACAG TGATTGGTCTGGTAGTGGGTGAGATGGTGGACAGGAGCGATCTGGTGTCGGCTCACTGTCCCCTCGCCGCTGAGCTCTCCCAGGACGTCCTGACCGTGTTTCAGTTCCACTGCTACATCTTACAGCATGAGCTGCAGGACATGGAGACACACCTGCTGCATCTGGCCAGAGAAG AGGTGTTTTCAGAGGCTCTATGCAGCGGGGACTACTCTCAGTGTGTAGCGGAGCTGGAGGCGGTGCCTGTGTCCTCGCTGTGGCCCCGAAACAGCTCCCTGAGGGCCCTCGCCTCCCTGCTCACTGCGGAGGACCCCCGGGTCAACAAGGCCGCAGCCGACTACCTCTGCTCTGCATCAAACAGCCACTTCAGGACCAGA GCAGTGGAGTGCTACACCCACGCGCTGTCAGAGGCTGGAGTTCAGAGCCAGAGGGCGGCCTGCTCGGCTCTCAGCTGTCTGCAG gcAGTAGAGAGCATCAAGGCGGTGGTCGCTCTGTGTGACTCAGCTGATGAGGAGCTACGCCATGTCGCCATAGAAACCCTGCTCACATTTG gtgaGGAGGGGCGGCTGGCGTACGAGCAGCTGGACACGGTGCCGGGGGAAATCATCCGCCTTGGCACGCGGCGAGGAAACGCTGTCACCACTGCCTTCTGA